The Candidatus Krumholzibacteriota bacterium DNA window TGACGTCAAGAGCGACTATTTTGCAGTCCATTCTGACTTTTGTCCTGTCAAAAGAGGGATCACTTTTGCGCTTTTCGATCCCCGCGATCCAGGTATCTATCGGGTAACGGTTTATCTTGTTACCATCTGCCGAGAAAATTGCGAAATCAGGATGGAATCCATTGCGCATCGTAGCGGTGTCCTGGTCGTTGAAAGCGCCATTGAAGTAGCTTGACTCGATTACTTTCCTTACATCTGCCTGATCGTCGGCGTGGATCGCTCCCGCGTAAAAAGCCGTAATCAGGAGAAGTGCTATAATGAGTGTAAAAGATTTTTTCATAAGGCCCTCCTTTTTTCCGATCTTGTCAATCTACCATCGTATCGGCCTGTCCCGGCCGCCATTTCCATTCCGGAGACTCATTTTATCAATTACGACTGAATTTGAACAGGGATAATTATTCCTTTTGACGATCAGCCTATGCTTGATAGAATCATCCCCGCGGTCCAGGGCGATTGAATAATAATCAGGAATCGAAAGGGAGTCGCAGCGGATGAATGATCTTAATGATAATACGACCGTCAACGTGCCGGTCGCGCCCCGCGAGCGGATCGCCGAGATCGACACTCTTCGCGGATTCGCGATGCTCGGCATCCTGATCATGAATATCCAGTCGTTTTCCATGATGAGCGCGGCATACCTGAACCCGACCGCGTATGGCGATCTCGAGGGGATCAACAGGTGGGTCTGGATCCTGAGCCACATATTCGCCAACATGAAGTTCATGACGATCTTCTCGATGCTTTTCGGCGCCGGGATCGTGCTTATGACCGGCAGAATGGAGGAACGCGGAAAGAGCTCGGCCGGCATTCACTACAGGCGGATCTTCTGGCTTATCGTTATCGGGCTTATTCACGCGCATCTTCTCTGGCACGGAGATATTCTCGTGCCGTACGCCCTCTGCGGCCTTCTGGCCTGGCTGTTCAGAAGGCTTTCTCCGGGCAGGCTTCTTTGGATCGGTTTGGCAGTTGTGGCCGTCTCATCCCTGCTCTTTATTTTTTTCGGGATCACGATGCCGTACTGGCCGAAAGAATCGGTCCGGGGAACGATGGCAAGCTGGATGCCGACCGCGGAGCAGATCGCCGAAGACCTCGCCAATCACAGGGCTGGATGGCTCGGTCAGATGGCTCACCGGAGCAGCGACTCCCTCAAGATGGAGACGGTATATTTCGTAATGGGTTCAGCCTGGAGAATAGGCGGTCTCATGCTTATGGGAATGGCTTTTTTCAAATGGGGGATCCTCACGGGGAAAAGATCGGCGAGGTTCTATCTGTCGATGGCGATGACCGGCCTCGCGACAGGTCTTACTATTGTAATCTTCGGACTGCAGAAGAATTTCGCCGCCGGCTGGGCCATGGAATATTCGTTCTTCCTCGGCTCCCAGTTCAATTACTGGGGAAGTATTCTCGTTTCCGGCGGATATATCGGCATTGTCATGCTGGCCTGCAGATCTGCTCTGTTAAGGGGGATCACCTCGAGACTCGCCGCGGTAGGAAGGATGGCCCTGACAAACTATCTCTCCCAGACGCTGATCTGTACGACGATCTTCTACGGCCACGGATTCGGGCTCTACGGCAGCGTAGAGAGGAAATGGCAGATCATGATCGTATTCGCAATATGGATCCTCCAGTTCTATCTTTCTCCTCTCTGGCTCAAGTATTTCAGATTCGGACCGATAGAGTGGGTCTGGCGCTCGCTTACGTACTGGAAAGTACAGCCGATGCGGCAGGTATAATTATGGCATATCTGGTAATTTTTTCAGGATCTGCGATTTGGAACGGTTATTGATTCAATAATAGATAATTATTGACCTGGAGGGTATTTCGAATGATTTTCTGTCGTTTTCGACAAGGAGGCGCGAAATGAGAGCTGGAAATCTTTCACAGGCTGTTTTCGCTTTATCGCTTATCTTTCTGGTATCGCTGGCTGGTTGTTCCGGATCGGACAGCGGAGGGAGCAATCC harbors:
- a CDS encoding DUF418 domain-containing protein encodes the protein MNDLNDNTTVNVPVAPRERIAEIDTLRGFAMLGILIMNIQSFSMMSAAYLNPTAYGDLEGINRWVWILSHIFANMKFMTIFSMLFGAGIVLMTGRMEERGKSSAGIHYRRIFWLIVIGLIHAHLLWHGDILVPYALCGLLAWLFRRLSPGRLLWIGLAVVAVSSLLFIFFGITMPYWPKESVRGTMASWMPTAEQIAEDLANHRAGWLGQMAHRSSDSLKMETVYFVMGSAWRIGGLMLMGMAFFKWGILTGKRSARFYLSMAMTGLATGLTIVIFGLQKNFAAGWAMEYSFFLGSQFNYWGSILVSGGYIGIVMLACRSALLRGITSRLAAVGRMALTNYLSQTLICTTIFYGHGFGLYGSVERKWQIMIVFAIWILQFYLSPLWLKYFRFGPIEWVWRSLTYWKVQPMRQV
- a CDS encoding nuclear transport factor 2 family protein encodes the protein MKKSFTLIIALLLITAFYAGAIHADDQADVRKVIESSYFNGAFNDQDTATMRNGFHPDFAIFSADGNKINRYPIDTWIAGIEKRKSDPSFDRTKVRMDCKIVALDVTGGCASAKIEASRDGKLIYTDYLSLLKFEDGWKIVAKVYHGHK